One genomic window of Magnolia sinica isolate HGM2019 chromosome 3, MsV1, whole genome shotgun sequence includes the following:
- the LOC131240027 gene encoding uncharacterized protein LOC131240027, whose translation MDWTNTFLWPSDMRATICTAQMFHILIRLAGVLLVKACVCVLHITFLLFLAQIYYCGPLSHLMIAIYTMCNSNGSALLQNVLHEVPRTTVTFCPRQVQASLSALEDAMEAGYEDFKFLEVVRLEGHAITQKEVVLSRDIHLL comes from the exons atggactgGACTAATACTTTCTTATGGCCATCTGACATGCGGGCCACCATATGCACTGCTCAAATGTTCCACATACTGATCAGGTTGGCAGGTGTACTACTTGTAAAGGCATGTGTTTGTGTCTTGCACATTACTTTCTTATTGTTTTTAGCACAGATCTACTATTGTGGGCCTCTCTCTCATTTGATGATTGCAATCTATACCATGTGCAATTCAAATGGTAGTGCGCTATTACAGAATGTGTTGCATGAGGTTCCTAGAACTACGGTGACCTTTTGTCCAAGGCAG GTGCAAGCTAGTCTTTCTGCACTTGAAGATGCAATGGAGGCAGGATatgaagatttcaag TTTCTTGAAGTAGTTCGACTTGAAGGACATGCCATCACCCAAAAAGAAGTTGTTCTGTCAAGAGATATCCATCTCCTTTAG